A window of the Lactuca sativa cultivar Salinas chromosome 7, Lsat_Salinas_v11, whole genome shotgun sequence genome harbors these coding sequences:
- the LOC111883741 gene encoding uncharacterized protein LOC111883741 isoform X1, which translates to MADPYWRYGASADRASILRPPLPGYLTSEASTLQSRTPFASHDLVSNSSNFLLKDSLVSRPGEYVPEYVPESVYSGYGGGGATSFNGYSSSLVDPYLSGRRDATPGMLNERHGSLKDDELTDGIMQSNVLFVDGLPNDCSRREVSHLFRPFFGFKEIRVVHKEPRNREEKAMVLCFVEFEDAKCALTALESLQGYKFDNKKPDSPALRIHFAHFPFKLPSNDQHIPVSH; encoded by the exons ATGGCGGATCCTTACTGGAGATACGGAGCTTCGGCTGACAgag CTAGTATCCTGAGGCCACCTTTACCTGGTTATCTAACATCAGAAGCATCAACCTTACAATCCCGAACTCCATTTGCATCCCATGATCTAGTAAGCAACTCATCCAATTTCCTACTTAAAGAT AGTTTGGTTTCACGCCCTGGTGAATATGTTCCTGAATATGTTCCAGAATCTGTTTATAGTGGATATGGTGGTGGTGGAGCAACAAGCTTTAATGGTTATTCATCTTCTTTGGTAGATCCATATTTATCTGGAAGAAGAGATGCAACTCCAGGGATGCTTAATGAAAGACATGGCTCTTTGAAGGATGATGAGTTAACAGATGGAATTATGCAATCAAATGTCTTGTTTGTAGACGGGCTTCCAAATGATTGTTCTAGAAGAGAAGTTTCTC ATCTGTTTCGACCTTTCTTTGGGTTCAAAGAAATCAGAGTTGTGCACAAGGAGCCAAGAAAT AGGGAGGAGAAGGCGATGGTTTTGTGCTTTGTTGAGTTTGAAGATGCCAAATGTGCCTTAACTGCTTTGGAATCCCTTCAAG GTTACAAGTTTGACAACAAGAAACCCGACTCACCTGCCTTAAGGATACACTTTGCTCATTTTCCATTTAAACTGCCTTCTAATGACCAACACATTCCAGTTTCTCACTAA
- the LOC111883741 gene encoding uncharacterized protein LOC111883741 isoform X2 — translation MADPYWRYGASADRASILRPPLPGYLTSEASTLQSRTPFASHDLVSNSSNFLLKDSLVSRPGEYVPEYVPESVYSGYGGGGATSFNGYSSSLVDPYLSGRRDATPGMLNERHGSLKDDELTDGIMQSNVLFVDGLPNDCSRREVSQIRVVHKEPRNREEKAMVLCFVEFEDAKCALTALESLQGYKFDNKKPDSPALRIHFAHFPFKLPSNDQHIPVSH, via the exons ATGGCGGATCCTTACTGGAGATACGGAGCTTCGGCTGACAgag CTAGTATCCTGAGGCCACCTTTACCTGGTTATCTAACATCAGAAGCATCAACCTTACAATCCCGAACTCCATTTGCATCCCATGATCTAGTAAGCAACTCATCCAATTTCCTACTTAAAGAT AGTTTGGTTTCACGCCCTGGTGAATATGTTCCTGAATATGTTCCAGAATCTGTTTATAGTGGATATGGTGGTGGTGGAGCAACAAGCTTTAATGGTTATTCATCTTCTTTGGTAGATCCATATTTATCTGGAAGAAGAGATGCAACTCCAGGGATGCTTAATGAAAGACATGGCTCTTTGAAGGATGATGAGTTAACAGATGGAATTATGCAATCAAATGTCTTGTTTGTAGACGGGCTTCCAAATGATTGTTCTAGAAGAGAAGTTTCTC AAATCAGAGTTGTGCACAAGGAGCCAAGAAAT AGGGAGGAGAAGGCGATGGTTTTGTGCTTTGTTGAGTTTGAAGATGCCAAATGTGCCTTAACTGCTTTGGAATCCCTTCAAG GTTACAAGTTTGACAACAAGAAACCCGACTCACCTGCCTTAAGGATACACTTTGCTCATTTTCCATTTAAACTGCCTTCTAATGACCAACACATTCCAGTTTCTCACTAA
- the LOC111883741 gene encoding uncharacterized protein LOC111883741 isoform X3, producing the protein MADPYWRYGASADRASILRPPLPGYLTSEASTLQSRTPFASHDLSLVSRPGEYVPEYVPESVYSGYGGGGATSFNGYSSSLVDPYLSGRRDATPGMLNERHGSLKDDELTDGIMQSNVLFVDGLPNDCSRREVSHLFRPFFGFKEIRVVHKEPRNREEKAMVLCFVEFEDAKCALTALESLQGYKFDNKKPDSPALRIHFAHFPFKLPSNDQHIPVSH; encoded by the exons ATGGCGGATCCTTACTGGAGATACGGAGCTTCGGCTGACAgag CTAGTATCCTGAGGCCACCTTTACCTGGTTATCTAACATCAGAAGCATCAACCTTACAATCCCGAACTCCATTTGCATCCCATGATCTA AGTTTGGTTTCACGCCCTGGTGAATATGTTCCTGAATATGTTCCAGAATCTGTTTATAGTGGATATGGTGGTGGTGGAGCAACAAGCTTTAATGGTTATTCATCTTCTTTGGTAGATCCATATTTATCTGGAAGAAGAGATGCAACTCCAGGGATGCTTAATGAAAGACATGGCTCTTTGAAGGATGATGAGTTAACAGATGGAATTATGCAATCAAATGTCTTGTTTGTAGACGGGCTTCCAAATGATTGTTCTAGAAGAGAAGTTTCTC ATCTGTTTCGACCTTTCTTTGGGTTCAAAGAAATCAGAGTTGTGCACAAGGAGCCAAGAAAT AGGGAGGAGAAGGCGATGGTTTTGTGCTTTGTTGAGTTTGAAGATGCCAAATGTGCCTTAACTGCTTTGGAATCCCTTCAAG GTTACAAGTTTGACAACAAGAAACCCGACTCACCTGCCTTAAGGATACACTTTGCTCATTTTCCATTTAAACTGCCTTCTAATGACCAACACATTCCAGTTTCTCACTAA